CGTCGACCTTCGCCAGCGTAATCAGCGGCTCGGCGACGCGGCGCAGGTCCTTGGCCTTTGGCACGGTGGTGCGGATCAGTTCGTGCTTGATCAGCGACGCGGCCATGTTCTTGAACATGGCTTCGCGGTGGGAACTGGTCCGGTTGAGTTTGCGTCCGGATTTGAGGTGGCGCATGGTGGTGACTCTCTCTGCTTTATCGTTATGAAAATCCGGCTCGTAGGTCCGGATTTCCGCGGAATCCCGCTATTGGTTAAAGTGAATCAGATCAGCCGAGTTGCATGCCCGACGAAATCCCCGCCGGCGGCCAGTTCTCGAGCTTGGTGCCGAGCGCAAGGCCCTTGGCGCCGAGCACGTCCTTGATTTCGGTGAGCGACTTCTTGCCGAGGTTCGGCGTCTTCAGCAGCTCGACTTCGGTCTTCTGCACGAGGTCGCCGATGTAGTAGATGCTCTCGGCCTTGAGGCAGTTGGCCGAACGCACGGTGAGTTCCAGGTCGTCGATCGGGCGCAGCAGCAGCGGCGAGATGCCGCTCTTGTCCTTCTCGGACTCGGTGGCTTCGCGACTCTTGAAATCGCCGAACACGGACAGCTGGTCGTGCAGCGTTTCCGCGGCCTGGCGCACGGCGTCATCGACCGCGACGGTGCCGTTGGTCTCGACGTCGAGGATCAGCTTGTCGAGGTTGGTGCGCTGCTCGACGCGCGCGGCGTCGACCGAATACGCCACGCGGCGCACCGGGCAGAACGACGCGTCGATCTGCAGGCGGCCGATCGCGCGGGTTTCCTCGTCGGGATTGGTGCGGCTGACGGCCGGCTGGTAGCCGATGCCGCGGCGCGCCTTGAGGCGCATGTTCAGAGCCACGTCCTTGGTCAGGTGGCAGATCACGTGCTCGGGGTTGACGATCTCCACCGTGTGGTCGGTGGTGATGTCGCCGGCCGTGACCACGCCCTTGCCCTTCCGGGACAGGCTGAGGTTGGCTTCGTCGGTGCCGTTGAGGCGGATCGCGACGCCCTTCAAGTTCAACAAAACCTCGATCACGTCTTCCTGCAGGCCTTCCAGCGTGGTGTACTCGTGCAGCACGCCGTCGATCTCGGCTTCGACGATCGCCGCGCCGGCAATGGAGGACAACAGCACGCGGCGCAGCGCGTTGCCGAGCGTGTGGCCGTAACCGCGCTCCAGCGGCTCGACGACGACGCGGGCGTGATTGGGGCCAACCGGTTCGACCTTGAGGCCGCGCGGACGCAGGACGTGAGTGGAAGAGACTGCCATGGGCTACACTCCGGAATATCACTGTTGGAGCCGCACAGGATTGGGGCTCCGATGGTTCTTCGCCGGACGGCTCAAGCCGTCCGGTTTGCATCGCTCATCGCCGTTCCGGCGAACGGCCGAAACGCGCCGGCTGCGACGCTTACTTCGAATACAACTCGACGATCAGCGCTTCGTTGATGTCGCTGGGCAGGTCGCCGCGATCCGGCATGGCCTTGAACACGCCTGCCGCATTCTTCGCGTCGAACTCGATCCAACCCGGACGCAGGTCCATGCTCTCGGAAACCTTCATGGCTTCCTGCACGCGCAGCTGCTTCTGCGCGCTCTCGGTGAGCTTGATCTCGTCACCGGGACGCATCACGTACGACGGCACGTTGACCTTCTTGCCGTTGACCATCACGGCCTTGTGCGAGACCAGCTGGCGCGCCTGCGCGCGGGTCACCGCGAAGCCCATGCGGTACACGACGTTGTCGAGGCGGGCTTCCAGCAGGCGCAACAGGTTTTC
The genomic region above belongs to Rhodanobacteraceae bacterium and contains:
- a CDS encoding DNA-directed RNA polymerase alpha subunit encodes the protein MAVSSTHVLRPRGLKVEPVGPNHARVVVEPLERGYGHTLGNALRRVLLSSIAGAAIVEAEIDGVLHEYTTLEGLQEDVIEVLLNLKGVAIRLNGTDEANLSLSRKGKGVVTAGDITTDHTVEIVNPEHVICHLTKDVALNMRLKARRGIGYQPAVSRTNPDEETRAIGRLQIDASFCPVRRVAYSVDAARVEQRTNLDKLILDVETNGTVAVDDAVRQAAETLHDQLSVFGDFKSREATESEKDKSGISPLLLRPIDDLELTVRSANCLKAESIYYIGDLVQKTEVELLKTPNLGKKSLTEIKDVLGAKGLALGTKLENWPPAGISSGMQLG
- a CDS encoding SSU ribosomal protein S4p (S9e); its protein translation is MARYIGPTCKLARREGADLSLKSPARAIDSKCKFDNKPGQHGAAAKRSRPSDYAVQLREKQKVKRIYGVLERQFSNYYKKATQLKGNTGENLLRLLEARLDNVVYRMGFAVTRAQARQLVSHKAVMVNGKKVNVPSYVMRPGDEIKLTESAQKQLRVQEAMKVSESMDLRPGWIEFDAKNAAGVFKAMPDRGDLPSDINEALIVELYSK